A genomic region of Fodinisporobacter ferrooxydans contains the following coding sequences:
- the tkt gene encoding transketolase produces the protein MSGENQARSIDQLSIDTIRMLSIEMVEKANSGHPGMPMGAAPMAYTLWSRFLKHNPANPKWFDRDRFVLSAGHGSALLYSLLHLSGYDVPMEELKNFRQWGSLTPGHPEYGHTPGVDATTGPLGQGISMAVGMAMAEAHMAAVYNTGDKKVVDHYTYVICGDGDLMEGVSAEASSMAGHLQLGKLIVLYDSNDISLDGQLNFAFSEHVMNRYESYGWQVLRVEDGNDVEAIANAIEEARADAKRPTLIEVKTTIGFGSPNKGGKSAAHGSPLGADEIELVRQAYGWGQEPFYVPKEVRDHFAQLKAEGEAKEQSWNALVQSFEHDDKELGTQFRLAIDEQLPEGWDRDLPVYSVGDKKLATRQASGNALNAIAKIVPSLIGGSADLQSSNNTNMKGFGVFHGEDFSGRNIWFGVREHGMGAAMNGIALHGGLRIFGATFFVFSDYLRPAIRLAALMGVPVIYVFTHDSIAVGEDGPTHEPVEQLPALRVIPGLTVLRPADANETTYAWKYAVQNKKGPVALILTRQALPILPNTDTLAKENLEKGAYVLADSAKAPDVLLLATGSEVSLVMEAKKQLEAEGIAARVVSMPSWELFEKQSQAYKDSVLPPAVKTRLAVEMAYPLGWERYVGDRGSVIGIEKFGASAPGDLVLKEYGFSVEHVVAEVKHLLS, from the coding sequence GTGAGTGGAGAAAACCAGGCAAGATCGATTGACCAATTGTCGATCGACACCATTCGTATGCTGTCGATTGAGATGGTCGAAAAAGCGAATTCCGGTCATCCCGGCATGCCGATGGGGGCAGCCCCGATGGCGTATACACTGTGGAGCCGTTTTTTAAAGCATAACCCCGCAAACCCCAAGTGGTTCGACCGTGACCGCTTTGTATTGTCGGCAGGTCATGGATCTGCATTGCTGTACAGCCTTTTGCATCTCAGCGGTTATGATGTGCCAATGGAAGAGTTGAAAAATTTTCGCCAATGGGGAAGTCTTACGCCCGGACACCCGGAGTATGGCCACACGCCGGGTGTCGATGCGACGACAGGTCCCCTTGGACAAGGCATTTCCATGGCAGTCGGCATGGCGATGGCGGAAGCGCATATGGCGGCTGTGTACAATACGGGCGACAAAAAAGTAGTGGATCATTATACATATGTAATTTGCGGCGACGGCGACTTGATGGAGGGCGTTTCCGCTGAGGCTTCGTCAATGGCCGGGCACTTGCAGCTTGGCAAACTGATCGTATTGTACGATTCCAATGACATATCGTTGGATGGACAATTAAATTTTGCATTTTCCGAACATGTCATGAACCGTTATGAATCCTACGGCTGGCAAGTGTTGCGGGTCGAGGACGGCAATGATGTGGAAGCCATTGCAAATGCGATTGAAGAAGCGCGGGCGGATGCGAAACGTCCGACACTGATCGAAGTGAAAACGACAATCGGCTTTGGCAGTCCGAATAAAGGCGGGAAGTCGGCAGCGCATGGTTCCCCGCTCGGTGCGGATGAGATCGAATTGGTCAGACAAGCATATGGCTGGGGGCAAGAACCGTTTTATGTGCCGAAAGAAGTACGCGACCATTTTGCCCAATTGAAAGCGGAGGGCGAAGCGAAGGAGCAATCCTGGAACGCCCTTGTCCAATCCTTTGAACATGACGACAAGGAGCTTGGAACACAGTTTCGCCTGGCGATTGATGAGCAACTGCCGGAAGGATGGGATCGCGATCTGCCTGTCTATTCCGTGGGAGACAAAAAACTTGCCACACGCCAAGCGTCCGGGAATGCTTTAAATGCGATTGCGAAAATCGTTCCGTCCCTGATTGGCGGATCGGCTGATTTGCAGTCTTCCAACAATACGAATATGAAGGGATTTGGCGTTTTCCATGGAGAAGACTTCAGCGGACGGAATATCTGGTTTGGCGTTCGCGAACATGGAATGGGCGCCGCAATGAACGGTATCGCTTTGCATGGGGGATTGCGGATTTTTGGCGCTACGTTCTTTGTTTTCTCAGATTATTTGCGCCCGGCGATTCGCTTGGCGGCGCTGATGGGAGTTCCGGTCATTTATGTTTTCACACATGACAGCATTGCCGTCGGAGAAGATGGGCCCACGCACGAACCGGTGGAACAATTGCCCGCTTTGCGGGTGATTCCAGGGCTTACGGTACTTCGTCCGGCAGATGCCAATGAAACCACGTATGCCTGGAAATACGCCGTACAAAACAAAAAAGGCCCGGTGGCATTGATTTTGACACGCCAAGCTCTCCCGATTTTGCCGAATACAGATACACTGGCAAAAGAGAACCTGGAAAAGGGTGCTTATGTTTTGGCTGACTCCGCCAAAGCACCGGATGTATTGCTGCTGGCGACTGGCTCAGAAGTGAGCCTTGTCATGGAAGCGAAGAAACAATTGGAGGCGGAAGGAATCGCTGCACGCGTTGTCAGCATGCCAAGTTGGGAACTTTTTGAAAAACAATCACAGGCTTACAAAGATTCTGTGCTTCCACCTGCAGTGAAAACTCGCCTGGCAGTGGAAATGGCATATCCATTGGGATGGGAACGGTATGTGGGAGATCGCGGTTCCGTCATTGGCATCGAGAAATTCGGCGCCTCCGCACCTGGCGACCTCGTCTTGAAAGAATACGGATTTAGCGTCGAACATGTGGTGGCGGAAGTCAAACACTTGTTGAGTTAA
- the ispG gene encoding flavodoxin-dependent (E)-4-hydroxy-3-methylbut-2-enyl-diphosphate synthase, which yields MFHRTQTRSVKVGNLLIGGNDQVLIQSMTMTKTADVKATVEQIHRLEEAGCELVRVTVNSPEAADAIKDIKRQIHIPLVADIHFDYRLALKAIENGIDKVRINPGNIGKRERVEAVVKACKERGVPIRIGVNAGSLERHILEKYGYPTADGMLESALHHIRILEELDFHDIIVSMKASDVPLAIAAYKKAAEAFDYPLHLGITESGTLFSGTVKSAAGLGTLLSMGLGNTIRISLSADPVEEIKVARELLKTFGVISNAVTLVSCPTCGRIDIDLISIANEIEEYVANIKAPIKVSVLGCAVNGPGEAKEADIGIAGARGEGLLFRYGEVVRKIPEQDLVSELKKEIDALAEKYYKTGSIR from the coding sequence ATGTTTCACCGAACACAAACACGTTCTGTCAAAGTTGGCAATTTACTGATCGGCGGCAATGATCAAGTTCTTATACAAAGTATGACAATGACAAAAACTGCAGATGTCAAAGCTACGGTTGAGCAAATTCACCGCTTGGAAGAAGCAGGCTGCGAATTGGTGCGGGTAACGGTGAACTCACCGGAAGCGGCTGATGCCATCAAGGACATTAAGCGGCAGATTCATATTCCTCTTGTGGCCGATATTCATTTTGATTATCGCCTGGCGCTCAAAGCGATCGAGAACGGCATCGATAAAGTAAGAATTAATCCGGGCAATATCGGCAAAAGAGAACGGGTCGAAGCGGTTGTAAAAGCCTGTAAGGAACGTGGAGTGCCGATTCGGATCGGCGTCAATGCAGGTTCGCTGGAGCGGCATATCTTGGAGAAATACGGCTATCCGACGGCAGACGGCATGCTGGAAAGCGCACTGCACCATATCCGGATTTTGGAGGAACTGGATTTTCATGATATTATTGTTTCCATGAAGGCTTCGGATGTGCCGTTGGCGATTGCGGCATATAAGAAGGCGGCAGAAGCGTTTGATTATCCTCTTCACTTGGGAATTACCGAATCCGGCACGTTATTTTCCGGCACGGTCAAAAGTGCAGCCGGACTCGGCACGCTGCTGTCGATGGGACTTGGCAATACCATCCGGATCTCGTTAAGTGCGGATCCAGTGGAAGAGATCAAAGTCGCGCGGGAGCTGCTGAAGACTTTCGGGGTGATTTCGAACGCGGTGACATTGGTTTCTTGTCCGACATGCGGCCGGATTGATATCGATCTCATCAGCATCGCCAATGAAATCGAAGAGTATGTGGCAAACATCAAGGCGCCGATTAAAGTTTCTGTTCTCGGTTGTGCCGTCAATGGACCAGGGGAAGCGAAAGAAGCGGATATCGGCATCGCCGGTGCCCGTGGGGAAGGTTTGCTGTTCCGATATGGCGAAGTCGTACGCAAAATTCCGGAGCAAGACCTTGTCTCCGAATTGAAAAAGGAAATTGATGCACTTGCCGAAAAGTATTATAAGACAGGCTCCATACGCTAA
- a CDS encoding IreB family regulatory phosphoprotein: MNQHLDKTMKFNVRTEEVNLAQEAILTAYHALKEKGYNPIDQIVGYLISGDPAYITSHNDARNAMRRVERDDLIEELVRAYLASRV, from the coding sequence ATGAATCAACATCTTGACAAAACAATGAAATTTAACGTGCGCACAGAGGAAGTGAATTTGGCCCAGGAAGCCATTTTGACAGCGTACCATGCACTGAAAGAAAAAGGTTACAATCCCATCGATCAGATTGTCGGATATTTAATTTCCGGGGATCCGGCCTATATCACCAGCCACAACGATGCCCGCAATGCGATGCGCCGGGTGGAGCGGGACGACTTGATCGAGGAATTGGTACGCGCCTATTTGGCCTCTCGGGTATAA
- a CDS encoding DUF2062 domain-containing protein: MNHMFKNKIRGFARSLKLQYIKLLRSPGGARKVATGFAIGFGLEMLVLSTAMVVYVFLYPIVRIMRGSLSAAIIGNLICKATFLPVLMLPVAMEVGRFLTPFKPHGIPRTVFYYLHTLLGMSLFAGVFGFLSFFPVYYLYEARRKHRENKRREKRQLCPMEEKHPNVNPQTVDGE, from the coding sequence ATGAATCATATGTTTAAAAATAAGATTCGCGGATTTGCCAGATCGTTAAAACTTCAATATATTAAATTGTTGCGGTCGCCAGGCGGAGCGCGAAAAGTCGCAACCGGTTTTGCCATCGGGTTTGGGCTTGAGATGTTGGTTCTTTCCACAGCCATGGTTGTTTACGTGTTTTTGTATCCGATTGTGCGGATTATGCGCGGTTCCTTATCGGCAGCGATCATTGGGAACTTGATTTGCAAAGCGACGTTTTTGCCAGTGCTGATGCTGCCGGTTGCAATGGAAGTCGGGCGATTTCTGACGCCGTTTAAGCCGCATGGGATACCAAGAACGGTATTTTATTACTTGCACACACTGCTCGGAATGTCACTGTTCGCCGGCGTTTTTGGGTTTCTCTCATTTTTCCCCGTCTATTATCTGTATGAAGCAAGGCGCAAACACAGGGAAAACAAGCGTCGTGAAAAACGGCAACTGTGCCCGATGGAAGAAAAACACCCCAACGTCAATCCGCAGACTGTCGATGGGGAGTAG
- a CDS encoding DUF1292 domain-containing protein, with amino-acid sequence MSELENDLVVLTDEDGGEHEFRVLEIIEVEGNNYAILQPAATEDDEAIILRIEEDEDGNEVLVDIDDDDEWEKVAETYDTLLFDELDEDK; translated from the coding sequence ATGAGCGAACTGGAAAATGATTTGGTCGTGTTGACGGATGAAGACGGCGGTGAACACGAGTTTCGGGTATTGGAAATTATTGAAGTGGAAGGAAATAACTACGCGATTTTGCAACCGGCTGCGACAGAGGACGATGAAGCGATTATTCTTCGCATCGAAGAAGATGAAGATGGCAATGAAGTTCTTGTAGACATTGACGACGACGATGAGTGGGAAAAAGTTGCCGAAACATACGATACATTGTTATTTGACGAATTGGACGAAGACAAGTAA
- the alaS gene encoding alanine--tRNA ligase, protein MKSSEVRRKFLEFFGSKGHDILPSASLVPHDDPSLLWINAGMAPLKKYFDGREIPKNPRMTNSQKCIRTNDIENVGKTARHQTFFEMLGNFSIGDYFKKEAIEWAWEFLTKEIGFDPERLSVTIHHEDEEAFEIWHTSVGIPEERIVRLDDENFWDIGEGPCGPCSEIYYDRQLTGCTSPDCKAGACECDRYLEIWNLVFSQYNHNPDGSYTPLPKKNIDTGMGLERMCSLLQDVETNFDTDLFRPIIDRTCGLANVTYPADTDTNVALKVIADHVRTVAFSIGDGVLPSNEGRGYVIRRLLRRAVRYGKVLGIEKPFLYELVSIVGQIMGEFYPAVVEKAGFIVRVIRSEEERFHETLSAGENRLSDLIASRKAVGEQTISGHDAFMLYDTYGFPIDLTEDIAAEQGMTVDRGAFEQALDEQRVRARAARQEIDSMQSVRTAVSQLTVESRFVGYQEYVTMASVAALVKDGEFVERVHEGDVCDVVLDRTPFYAESGGQVSDRGMITCGQTQLQVTAVYKAPLGQHVMSCEVVKGELSVGDLAEAAIDVAYRKDIVKNHTGTHLLHKALREVLGEHVAQAGSLVEDERLRFDFSHFGAVTKEELQDIEQRVNHQIWLDEAVDVREMPIDEAKALGAMALFGEKYGEVVRVVKAGDYSTELCGGCHVARTGEIGIFKIVSEAGIGAGVRRIEAVTGRFAYQYGNDREKLLEQAAKLLKTNGSEVPQRIEGLLGALKDLNREIESLKGKVSAIEAESLEKQAVLVDDVQVLAAAVKGMDMDALRATVDGLKAKLSNSVIVLGSTAEGKVNFVASVSKDLHSRGLHAGKIIKEVASIAGGSGGGRPDMAQAGGKSPEKLQEAIGNVMEIVKNFL, encoded by the coding sequence ATGAAGTCAAGTGAAGTTCGCCGTAAATTTTTAGAGTTTTTCGGATCAAAGGGACATGACATTTTGCCCAGCGCGAGCCTCGTTCCACATGATGATCCGTCATTATTGTGGATCAATGCAGGAATGGCGCCGTTAAAAAAATATTTTGACGGCCGGGAAATACCAAAAAATCCGCGGATGACCAATTCACAAAAATGTATCCGCACAAATGACATTGAAAATGTAGGGAAAACTGCACGCCATCAGACATTTTTTGAAATGCTCGGCAATTTCTCCATTGGCGATTATTTCAAAAAAGAGGCAATCGAGTGGGCATGGGAATTTTTAACCAAAGAAATTGGATTTGATCCGGAACGATTGTCTGTGACCATTCACCACGAGGATGAAGAAGCGTTTGAAATTTGGCATACAAGTGTAGGGATTCCGGAAGAGCGGATTGTCCGATTGGATGACGAAAACTTTTGGGACATCGGCGAAGGTCCATGCGGTCCTTGTTCCGAGATTTATTATGATCGGCAATTGACCGGGTGCACCAGCCCTGATTGTAAAGCCGGCGCCTGTGAGTGTGACCGCTATCTGGAAATATGGAATCTGGTTTTTTCCCAGTACAATCATAATCCGGACGGCAGCTACACACCTTTGCCGAAGAAAAATATCGACACAGGCATGGGGTTGGAGCGGATGTGTTCGCTCTTGCAGGATGTGGAAACAAACTTTGACACCGATCTGTTCCGTCCGATCATCGACCGTACCTGCGGACTTGCCAATGTCACATATCCGGCGGATACGGATACGAATGTCGCATTAAAAGTCATTGCGGACCATGTCAGGACAGTCGCTTTTTCCATCGGTGACGGCGTCCTCCCTTCCAACGAAGGCCGTGGGTATGTGATTCGCCGTTTATTGCGCCGCGCTGTTCGCTATGGAAAAGTATTAGGAATTGAAAAGCCGTTTCTTTATGAATTGGTATCGATTGTCGGACAGATTATGGGCGAATTTTATCCGGCGGTTGTGGAAAAAGCAGGTTTTATCGTTCGAGTGATCCGCTCCGAAGAAGAGCGCTTCCACGAAACGTTATCTGCCGGAGAAAATCGGCTGTCTGACTTGATTGCGTCACGAAAAGCGGTTGGCGAGCAGACAATCTCCGGTCATGACGCGTTTATGCTGTATGATACATACGGATTTCCGATTGATTTGACGGAAGATATTGCGGCAGAACAGGGAATGACGGTAGATCGCGGCGCATTTGAACAAGCCCTCGATGAGCAGAGGGTACGCGCACGGGCGGCGCGGCAGGAAATCGACAGCATGCAAAGCGTTCGCACGGCGGTCAGTCAACTGACGGTAGAGAGCCGATTTGTCGGATATCAGGAATATGTAACGATGGCAAGCGTTGCTGCACTTGTAAAAGATGGGGAGTTTGTCGAACGTGTCCACGAAGGCGATGTGTGTGACGTGGTTTTGGATCGTACGCCGTTTTATGCAGAAAGCGGCGGACAAGTCAGCGATCGCGGGATGATCACATGCGGGCAGACGCAATTGCAGGTGACAGCAGTCTATAAAGCGCCGCTCGGGCAACATGTGATGAGCTGTGAAGTTGTCAAAGGCGAGCTTTCCGTTGGCGATCTGGCGGAAGCGGCGATCGATGTCGCGTACCGGAAGGATATTGTCAAGAACCATACAGGCACGCACCTTTTGCACAAAGCGTTGCGTGAAGTGCTTGGCGAACATGTGGCGCAAGCAGGTTCATTAGTGGAAGATGAGCGTTTGCGCTTTGACTTCTCGCACTTTGGAGCGGTGACAAAAGAAGAATTGCAAGACATTGAGCAGCGTGTCAATCATCAAATTTGGCTGGATGAGGCAGTCGACGTTCGGGAAATGCCGATTGATGAAGCAAAAGCTTTGGGTGCGATGGCACTGTTTGGGGAAAAATACGGGGAAGTCGTCCGGGTGGTCAAAGCCGGCGACTATAGCACAGAATTATGCGGCGGCTGTCACGTGGCACGTACAGGAGAAATCGGCATTTTCAAAATTGTTTCAGAAGCGGGAATTGGTGCGGGTGTTCGACGGATTGAAGCAGTAACCGGCCGCTTTGCGTATCAGTATGGAAATGATCGGGAGAAACTCTTGGAACAGGCGGCGAAACTCTTGAAGACGAACGGTTCCGAAGTACCGCAGCGGATTGAAGGTCTGTTGGGCGCGCTGAAAGATCTGAATCGGGAAATCGAGTCATTAAAAGGGAAAGTAAGCGCCATTGAAGCAGAGTCTCTGGAAAAACAGGCGGTTCTCGTCGATGATGTGCAGGTGCTTGCAGCAGCTGTCAAAGGCATGGATATGGATGCATTACGCGCAACCGTTGACGGCTTAAAGGCGAAATTGTCGAATTCGGTGATCGTTCTTGGTTCCACGGCGGAAGGAAAAGTGAATTTTGTGGCATCCGTGTCAAAAGATTTGCATAGTCGGGGATTGCATGCGGGCAAAATCATTAAAGAAGTAGCATCAATTGCCGGCGGCAGCGGCGGCGGACGTCCGGACATGGCCCAAGCAGGAGGAAAATCTCCGGAAAAACTGCAGGAAGCGATTGGAAATGTAATGGAAATCGTTAAAAATTTCTTGTAA
- the mltG gene encoding endolytic transglycosylase MltG, which translates to MSKHPTYTSSLRKKTKFLLGICLLLIIGIAFWLYWMMQPVQGQTERSIDIPSGASSQQIGNILYTNRLIHSPIAFRIYLTFLGDEGKLQAGHYHLKQGQTLGQMIHTMVSGDKSAGTIRFTVPEGYTIDQIADLLQKDGIVSAQAFLNEADHGTFTEPFVKEIPANSAYHHRLEGYLFPDTYEIFKGSTAHEIIDKMLQRMQQEFTSRMIADVKNSGYTVHQVLTIASMVEREAKVDKERPIIAGVMYNRLHQKPPMPLQIDATIEYVLNNKFPLTGRDLEVDSPYNTYLHTGLPPGPIASPGIKSIMAAIHPDHNDYLYYVTRNDGSGTHYFSKTYAEQLQNEQKSERNAAQAPSAAH; encoded by the coding sequence GTGTCGAAACACCCAACTTATACTTCTTCATTGAGGAAAAAAACAAAATTCCTGCTGGGCATCTGCCTTTTGCTTATTATTGGGATTGCATTTTGGTTATACTGGATGATGCAGCCGGTCCAGGGTCAGACGGAACGGTCGATTGACATACCAAGTGGTGCAAGCAGTCAGCAAATTGGCAATATATTGTATACAAATAGACTCATCCACAGCCCAATCGCATTTCGCATCTATTTGACGTTTTTAGGCGATGAGGGAAAATTGCAAGCGGGACATTATCATTTGAAACAAGGCCAAACTCTTGGGCAAATGATCCATACGATGGTTAGCGGCGATAAATCGGCCGGAACGATACGATTCACGGTTCCCGAAGGCTATACAATCGATCAGATTGCCGACTTGTTGCAAAAAGACGGAATCGTATCGGCCCAAGCATTTCTGAATGAAGCGGATCATGGCACATTTACAGAGCCGTTTGTCAAGGAGATCCCGGCCAATTCTGCATATCATCATAGACTTGAAGGATATTTGTTCCCTGATACATATGAAATCTTCAAAGGATCAACGGCACATGAAATTATTGATAAAATGTTGCAACGCATGCAGCAGGAATTTACGAGCCGGATGATTGCAGATGTGAAAAACAGTGGGTATACTGTGCACCAAGTGCTGACGATCGCATCCATGGTGGAGCGGGAGGCCAAGGTCGACAAGGAGCGTCCGATCATTGCCGGCGTCATGTATAACCGGCTGCATCAAAAGCCGCCAATGCCTTTGCAAATTGACGCGACAATCGAGTACGTATTGAACAATAAATTCCCATTGACCGGTCGGGACTTGGAAGTCGACAGTCCCTATAATACGTATTTGCATACCGGCCTGCCGCCTGGGCCGATCGCTTCGCCCGGCATCAAATCGATTATGGCCGCCATTCATCCGGACCACAATGATTATTTATACTATGTCACGCGGAATGACGGTTCAGGAACCCATTACTTTTCAAAAACGTATGCCGAACAATTGCAAAACGAACAGAAAAGTGAGAGGAACGCTGCACAGGCGCCATCTGCAGCACATTGA
- a CDS encoding DUF2653 family protein encodes MKIFFDEQDVIDSACVMLANRYRMRPEDFDVNLRFNREEGFSANAIHQGGWRSGDQQYYLSEQDLIDGIAVYLADFHQFNPQRLEIDLSFSERDGFGATILSGMR; translated from the coding sequence ATGAAGATCTTTTTTGACGAACAAGATGTGATTGATTCTGCATGTGTGATGCTCGCCAACCGTTATCGTATGCGACCGGAAGATTTTGATGTGAATTTGCGTTTTAATCGGGAAGAAGGTTTTTCAGCCAATGCCATTCACCAAGGAGGATGGCGTTCCGGTGATCAACAATACTATTTATCGGAACAGGATTTGATTGATGGAATTGCGGTCTACTTGGCCGACTTTCACCAGTTCAATCCGCAACGGTTGGAAATTGACTTGTCCTTTTCGGAAAGAGACGGGTTCGGCGCAACGATTTTGTCGGGTATGCGCTGA
- the thiE gene encoding thiamine phosphate synthase has protein sequence MKNNRSNESSHKQLQLRKQLQLYVVTDERTNGDELLPIIRSAMHGGATAVQLRRKQELGRKFVELGREIRNMTKEYGVLFFVNDRVDVAMLVDADGVHIGQDDISCKDARRLLPDKLIGVSADTIAEAVQAEKDGADYLGVGAVYATNSKPDAGYTGIAGLRAIASAVQIPVVGIGGIGKEQVQETMGTGAAGIAVVSAVMSAKDPEAAAKDLLTRIHRSVHP, from the coding sequence ATGAAAAACAATCGATCGAATGAATCCTCGCACAAACAACTGCAGCTGCGCAAACAACTGCAACTCTATGTAGTAACAGACGAACGCACAAACGGAGATGAGCTGCTGCCGATCATCCGTTCCGCCATGCATGGCGGCGCAACTGCCGTTCAGCTGCGGCGCAAACAAGAATTGGGCAGAAAATTCGTCGAATTGGGCCGGGAGATCCGGAACATGACAAAAGAATACGGGGTATTATTTTTTGTAAACGATCGGGTCGATGTGGCGATGCTTGTCGATGCCGACGGCGTCCATATCGGACAAGATGATATTTCCTGCAAAGATGCCCGGAGACTGCTCCCGGACAAGCTGATCGGTGTTTCTGCCGATACGATTGCAGAAGCTGTTCAAGCGGAAAAAGACGGGGCTGATTATCTCGGCGTCGGGGCGGTATATGCGACAAACTCCAAACCGGATGCCGGCTATACCGGAATTGCCGGCTTGCGTGCCATTGCATCCGCCGTGCAAATTCCCGTCGTCGGAATTGGCGGGATCGGCAAAGAACAAGTCCAGGAAACCATGGGAACAGGTGCTGCCGGAATTGCCGTCGTATCGGCTGTCATGAGTGCCAAAGACCCGGAAGCAGCAGCAAAAGATTTGCTGACACGAATTCACCGTTCCGTTCATCCGTGA
- the ruvX gene encoding Holliday junction resolvase RuvX, whose product MRILGIDYGDARIGLAISDELGWTAQGLEVIQRRHLSDDMGRIAAVINQYNVEKIVLGFPKNMNGTIGPRGEITQEFASMLEREFRVPVILWDERLSTVAAERVLLQADMSRKKRKGVIDKVAAQMILQTYLDSHTGHKPLL is encoded by the coding sequence ATGCGAATTTTGGGAATTGATTACGGAGATGCGCGCATTGGACTCGCAATCAGCGATGAGCTTGGCTGGACTGCACAAGGTTTGGAAGTCATTCAACGCCGACATTTGTCGGATGACATGGGCAGGATTGCTGCAGTTATCAATCAATACAATGTTGAAAAAATCGTTCTTGGATTTCCGAAAAATATGAACGGGACAATTGGACCACGGGGAGAAATCACACAAGAGTTTGCTTCCATGTTGGAAAGGGAATTTCGTGTTCCTGTCATACTTTGGGATGAACGATTGTCAACGGTTGCCGCGGAGCGAGTCCTTCTGCAAGCGGATATGAGCCGAAAGAAACGCAAAGGCGTAATTGATAAAGTTGCCGCACAGATGATTTTGCAGACATACTTGGATTCACATACCGGGCATAAACCGCTTTTGTAG
- a CDS encoding O-methyltransferase, with protein MQQNQIVHAQLLDERLTGYLRELVPARSELLEQMEGMAKKEFIPILDLEATTFLRLLLRLGNPKRILEIGTAIGYSAVFMAQNAPDARILTMERDEMRVRTARSWIRKADLETRISIWEGDAFELLKQLKETANEWQGQAFDLIFLDAAKGQYAKFLEEVLPLLAKGGILLSDNVLFQGYVMQEGQVKHKLRTMVNRLREYNWLLAHHSELDTTFLPLGDGMAVSMRKNKCLYGNISHTL; from the coding sequence TTGCAGCAGAATCAAATAGTACATGCACAGCTATTGGATGAACGGCTGACCGGCTATTTGCGGGAACTTGTTCCGGCAAGATCGGAATTGTTAGAGCAAATGGAAGGTATGGCAAAAAAGGAGTTCATTCCGATTTTGGATTTGGAAGCAACGACTTTTTTACGTCTTTTATTGCGATTGGGGAATCCGAAACGAATTTTGGAAATTGGCACAGCCATTGGATATTCTGCCGTTTTTATGGCACAGAATGCGCCGGATGCCAGAATTTTGACGATGGAACGGGATGAAATGCGAGTGCGAACGGCGCGTTCGTGGATTCGCAAAGCCGACTTGGAAACGCGCATTTCCATTTGGGAAGGAGATGCATTTGAACTTCTGAAACAATTGAAAGAAACTGCAAATGAATGGCAGGGACAGGCGTTTGACCTTATTTTCCTGGATGCGGCAAAAGGACAGTATGCAAAATTTTTGGAAGAGGTCTTGCCGCTATTGGCGAAAGGCGGCATTTTGCTGTCTGACAATGTTTTGTTTCAAGGCTATGTCATGCAGGAAGGGCAAGTGAAACATAAACTGCGGACGATGGTCAATCGTTTGCGAGAGTACAATTGGCTCCTGGCACATCATTCGGAACTGGATACCACATTTTTGCCATTGGGAGATGGCATGGCTGTGAGTATGAGGAAAAATAAATGTCTTTACGGAAATATCAGTCACACGTTATGA